From Candidatus Pedobacter colombiensis, one genomic window encodes:
- a CDS encoding type II toxin-antitoxin system HicA family toxin gives MSKIEKLLARLYSKPKDFTWQEAIRILNHYGFEEIKRGKTGGSRRKFANKYKDVISIHEPHPGNILKSYQIDLIQQQLNQHYEKLF, from the coding sequence ATGAGCAAAATAGAGAAGCTATTAGCAAGATTATATTCAAAACCAAAAGACTTTACCTGGCAGGAGGCCATTAGAATATTAAACCATTATGGATTTGAAGAAATAAAAAGAGGTAAAACTGGTGGTTCCAGAAGAAAATTTGCAAATAAATATAAGGATGTTATAAGTATACATGAGCCACATCCCGGCAATATTTTAAAGAGCTACCAAATTGATTTAATTCAACAACAACTTAATCAACATTATGAAAAACTATTTTGA
- a CDS encoding TolC family protein, protein MDKRSLNIRGLLILTAIYTATLFTTAAPTYGQTVHKITLDEALNIAKAQNHQVHRASVQQEIIAENIKEKQEQRLPEIDFHTSYARITDLTEFKKGLSDKAVTTTIPEWADVSAFGKMPIYNGGEIKYAVKKAEQQNAIGLLKIEKTKHDIQIQVTATFLGVFKLMELQKIIVENIKEEEDRLREVRAFKKQGTVTGNEVLRAELQLSDMQLKLLSNQKNIAIGEHELQTLLQLPEDESFEINTTNLLNQNLSLDSYETYLTAAQNKEEIRIAKQEEAIGLTERRLAKGNYYPKISLIASYGFNYPNYMFFPPNPYIYTLGKVGIEASFSLSNLYKNKTKMHIANKKIAEQKIATAIANDEIKDQIFKQYTQYLEIMDKLPVTEKAKLQAAENYRIVKLKYLNQLALITDMIDADNALLQAKFNTAATRIDALMKHFELRYAAGLL, encoded by the coding sequence ATGGACAAGCGTTCCCTTAATATAAGGGGTTTACTTATTTTAACGGCTATTTATACAGCCACACTCTTCACAACAGCTGCACCAACTTACGGACAGACTGTTCATAAAATCACGCTTGATGAAGCTCTGAACATCGCTAAAGCGCAAAATCATCAGGTTCATCGAGCTAGTGTACAGCAGGAAATTATAGCAGAAAACATTAAAGAAAAGCAGGAACAAAGGCTACCTGAAATTGATTTCCACACCTCATACGCCAGAATAACTGATTTAACAGAATTTAAAAAAGGACTGAGCGACAAGGCTGTAACCACAACGATTCCTGAGTGGGCCGATGTATCAGCCTTTGGAAAAATGCCAATATACAATGGTGGAGAAATTAAATATGCCGTAAAAAAAGCGGAACAACAAAATGCCATTGGACTTCTAAAAATTGAAAAGACTAAACACGACATTCAGATACAGGTAACTGCCACCTTTTTAGGTGTTTTTAAACTAATGGAACTGCAAAAGATCATTGTAGAGAACATTAAGGAGGAAGAGGACCGTTTGCGAGAAGTAAGGGCATTTAAAAAGCAAGGCACAGTTACAGGTAATGAGGTACTACGTGCTGAGTTGCAGTTGTCTGACATGCAACTAAAGCTACTTTCTAATCAAAAAAACATCGCAATTGGCGAACATGAATTACAGACATTATTACAATTACCTGAGGATGAGTCATTCGAAATAAATACCACTAACTTACTCAATCAGAATCTATCTCTGGACAGTTATGAAACTTATCTAACCGCAGCCCAGAATAAGGAAGAAATACGTATTGCCAAACAAGAAGAAGCCATCGGGTTAACAGAACGCAGATTGGCTAAAGGCAATTATTATCCCAAAATATCCCTTATTGCTTCTTATGGATTCAATTATCCAAATTACATGTTCTTCCCGCCCAATCCTTACATCTACACACTCGGAAAAGTAGGTATTGAAGCCAGCTTTAGCCTCTCTAATTTATACAAGAATAAAACAAAGATGCACATAGCCAACAAAAAGATTGCAGAACAAAAAATTGCAACAGCTATAGCAAATGACGAGATCAAAGACCAGATTTTTAAGCAATACACCCAGTACCTGGAAATTATGGACAAGTTGCCGGTAACAGAAAAAGCGAAACTGCAAGCTGCCGAAAACTATCGCATCGTAAAACTGAAATACCTTAATCAGCTGGCATTGATAACAGACATGATAGACGCAGACAATGCTTTATTGCAAGCTAAGTTTAACACTGCTGCTACCCGCATTGATGCTTTAATGAAACACTTTGAACTGCGCTATGCTGCCGGCTTGCTTTAA
- a CDS encoding DUF4268 domain-containing protein → MYSKDQVSQLKQEFWTAFGQYIAPQLSADGLKINWINYKTGIKHLFFKMQADKRQASIAIEITHPDLGMQELVFEQFKEFKKLFEAQLQEEWDWELGAIDEYGKKITRIYKVLPEVSIFKKEDWPTLISFFKPRMIALDEFWSDAQTSFEVFK, encoded by the coding sequence TTGTACTCAAAAGATCAAGTATCACAATTAAAACAGGAATTCTGGACCGCATTTGGGCAGTATATTGCACCGCAGCTATCTGCCGATGGGTTAAAAATCAACTGGATCAATTATAAAACAGGGATAAAACATCTGTTCTTTAAAATGCAGGCAGATAAACGTCAGGCTTCAATAGCGATAGAGATTACGCATCCGGATCTGGGAATGCAGGAATTGGTGTTCGAACAATTTAAAGAATTCAAAAAGTTATTTGAAGCTCAGTTGCAGGAAGAGTGGGATTGGGAACTTGGCGCAATTGACGAGTATGGCAAAAAGATTACCCGTATTTATAAAGTCTTGCCGGAGGTTAGTATATTTAAAAAGGAAGACTGGCCTACATTGATCTCATTTTTTAAGCCAAGAATGATTGCATTGGATGAGTTTTGGAGTGATGCACAAACTAGTTTCGAAGTGTTTAAATAA
- a CDS encoding DsrE family protein has translation MKPYTIIFSFLLLFGISFSAQSQTQNVFTGAKATLKHYKALYVLNNSDEKKINGTLRNIKNALEDPRLKGKLEVELVVFGDGVAAFDKNSPYQEKLKDLKARGVLLAECENTLKERNIDKSTLYDFVNFVPSGNGEIIIRQQQGWAVVHP, from the coding sequence ATGAAACCATATACCATAATTTTTTCATTCCTTTTGCTGTTTGGCATTTCTTTCTCCGCTCAATCTCAAACACAAAATGTTTTTACCGGGGCAAAAGCTACGCTGAAACACTATAAGGCATTATATGTGCTAAATAATAGCGATGAAAAAAAAATCAACGGCACCCTTCGCAATATTAAAAATGCATTGGAAGATCCGCGGCTTAAAGGGAAACTGGAAGTAGAACTTGTTGTTTTTGGAGACGGAGTAGCCGCTTTTGATAAAAATAGTCCGTATCAAGAGAAGCTTAAAGATTTAAAAGCAAGAGGTGTGCTACTCGCAGAATGCGAAAATACCCTTAAGGAACGAAATATTGATAAAAGCACCTTGTATGATTTTGTAAACTTTGTGCCTAGTGGCAACGGAGAGATCATCATCAGGCAACAACAAGGCTGGGCGGTCGTTCATCCTTAA
- a CDS encoding AraC family transcriptional regulator, whose amino-acid sequence MSNSPSDYYLTEVDKHPETIYCMHDLMGEGISIHQHNKGQFLYTEGGVVHVITKVKTFFLPARHYMWIAPGVAHSIHPGSKDVIMRNLYFPVEEDEDPFYAQTAIYPVNDLLLQMIIYSNRWSGDIDSTQLSSYRFAQALKAVLPDVSKYDLPLALPYPQDKRLVEVIRFMELNLHDVIVFPELASRFCLSERSLSRLFQSDVGMSFIRYYTVQRMMRALKLLLVDKLSVKEVAAQVGYNSIPTFSTTFYKILGIRPSEYVKMKNVLDKR is encoded by the coding sequence ATGTCCAACAGTCCCAGTGATTACTATTTAACAGAAGTCGATAAACATCCGGAAACGATTTATTGTATGCACGATTTGATGGGTGAAGGAATTTCAATCCATCAGCACAATAAAGGACAGTTCTTGTATACGGAGGGGGGAGTGGTGCATGTTATTACAAAGGTAAAAACGTTTTTCCTCCCGGCCCGACATTACATGTGGATTGCACCTGGAGTTGCGCATAGCATACACCCCGGCTCAAAAGATGTGATTATGCGGAATCTATATTTTCCGGTTGAGGAGGACGAAGATCCATTTTATGCACAGACTGCTATTTATCCGGTAAATGATCTTCTTTTACAAATGATTATTTATAGTAATCGATGGAGCGGAGACATCGACAGCACGCAGCTGAGTTCTTACCGTTTTGCTCAGGCTTTAAAAGCTGTTTTACCAGATGTAAGCAAGTATGATCTTCCATTGGCTTTACCTTATCCGCAAGATAAACGGCTTGTAGAGGTAATCAGGTTTATGGAATTAAATCTGCATGATGTGATTGTATTCCCTGAACTCGCTTCGCGTTTTTGTTTAAGCGAAAGAAGCCTCTCGCGACTTTTTCAAAGTGATGTAGGGATGTCTTTTATCCGGTATTATACCGTTCAGCGTATGATGCGGGCATTAAAACTGTTACTTGTGGATAAACTATCAGTAAAGGAAGTTGCCGCGCAAGTAGGATATAATAGCATACCCACCTTTAGCACCACGTTTTATAAGATATTAGGTATAAGGCCGTCGGAATATGTAAAAATGAAAAATGTGCTGGATAAAAGGTGA
- a CDS encoding type II toxin-antitoxin system HicB family antitoxin, translated as MKNYFEYEGYIGSVEFSAEDRVFFGKIHGINDLVTFEGASVNELEAAFKEAITDYLRTCEELGKKPDKTYKGSFNVRVSEKLHQDSALLAKKKGVNLNELVKASLSYMVQHEELLNKETLYA; from the coding sequence ATGAAAAACTATTTTGAATATGAAGGTTATATCGGTTCTGTAGAGTTTAGTGCAGAAGATCGTGTTTTTTTTGGTAAAATACATGGAATAAATGATTTAGTAACTTTTGAGGGCGCCTCTGTAAACGAGTTAGAAGCAGCTTTTAAAGAGGCTATAACCGACTACTTAAGAACTTGTGAAGAATTAGGGAAAAAACCAGACAAAACATATAAGGGTTCTTTTAACGTAAGAGTTTCTGAAAAACTTCATCAAGATTCTGCCCTTTTAGCTAAAAAGAAAGGTGTTAACCTTAATGAACTTGTAAAAGCCTCATTAAGCTATATGGTTCAACATGAAGAATTACTTAACAAGGAGACGCTCTACGCATAA